CACCCCAAGTTCATAACAGTGTAAAGCATATGTTTGTACAATAGGGCATGCTAACAAAAATAGAATTGCAGGTTTAATGAGAGCCGTTTGTGGagtctttatatatttatacagtataacaggGAAGGTAAATGTGCAATGGCGTTCCTATAACCTGCTATCCAGATGAGGAGATGAAATACCTTTAGACTGTTTTCTTTCGTGGTTATACGGTGCGCAGTACTTTGCTCAAGAGGAGTCGGTAAACCAGTTTGGTGCGTCCTAACTTTGCAGCGGGATCCTCCCTCAAAGTGAGCAGCAGGCAGTGGAAGAGGAAAGGGCTGCCAGCACTGCAAGCAACACTAAAGAAGAGAAGACTGCAATAAGAAAGCTGTAAGTATCAGCAGTACAGGTATGCAGAAACTACAGACAGGCACCTGCTGTAAGGAGATGGAAGGGTCTGACATACAAAGCTGCAATGCTGGTCATCTGAGAACAGGGACATGTCTAATAAGAGCGTTTCAGCATTCTCCAGGCAGAGCACAGCATCTGTCAAGGTAAGTGTTGCCAGGTGACATTTTTGAATGGGGCATTCCCTCAATGCCAAGGGGTAACCAGTGCAATGCATTGTCTGAATGCATGCTTACAGGTGGGCATAGGCACCAGGAAATATCTATTTACTTAATGAAGATCTGCTCTCAATAATTATTTTCCTAGGTGGCAACTTTTGGAAGATCAAGTAAATAAAAGGACAAAACAAGGTTGTGCTATCTATTGAGTGagaggtgtttgtttctgtgaatGAGATTGCGTCTTGGAGAGTCCAGTATTGTGGGCTAACACTATGAACTCATACTAAAATGCACCAGGCCTGGGatttattgctgttgttttcatTTACCACTGAATAGCGGATGGGAGTAAGAGTTTGGTTTGTGTAATGCAATCCCTGTTTCACTATTTCTGTTGATGAgtggaccctattcacaaagctgtaaCTCCTGAGTGATTTAAAGAATGAAGCTTGAGATTCATGAAACTCTGCTAGATTTTTTGACATTGTTTCAGCATGAAGTACTGCTGAGATGTTGGAATGCATGAAGCAGTGTATATAACTGTAGTTCTATTACTGCATTTGGAAATGACCAGGCATGCATTGTTGTTTGATTTGAGTTTGCATCAgcattgtttcttaaaaacactaAACTTTGTCAATATTAAATCTTTTGACTGGTAtcttttgtcttctttttttttaggttttcatTCAGTAGAAAATAACCAAATGAATGAACACTGCAGAATGAATTCAAACTCACCTAGAGAACCACCTGCATTACTGTAAAACGATTTGAAAGTTTTTATATCTTCAGATGAGAggcaggtgtattgtcttgacaGTATTTTATTAACACATCTTATAATACAGACCAAGCAGCAGACCAGGGTTACTATAACATGAATTTAAAGCGAATCACAGTTGTGCCTTTCATCCATACTGTATTGCATTAAAATATCTGCCAGTTCACTTAAAGAAATACAATTGACAGTTTACCctgaaaatataaatttaacaaatttaacaaatttttttttttttttttttaagtgaattttGTGCATTCTTTAAATAGTAAAGTGTTTTTAAAGATCATTAATGCTTTTCTTAAACTGCCTTATAAGGAAGGGGATGAAGGACCACACTTTTTGtaaagttgtgttttgttgttctaaAATGTCTGTTGAGGAGATAACTCCAATGTTTCAGTACTCCTAGAAGAGTGGGTGTTTCAGGTCTATTAGCACATACTCTCCCACATTCCTGGTGATCATGGCAGATCCATAGCCGATTAGATATAATTCTTCACTTCGTGTGTtcagttaaaaagaaaatctagTGCTAGTAACTCAAACGTTATCCTTTACACATTGAGAATTAActacaatattatataataaatacagtatctctcaatttttttatttgtatagttcTGCATACAGTAGACGTCACACTCTGTTTGTTACAAAACAGACCTTGTAATTttcttgtgtatttgtttaaattaggTAATTAACACCTTTTTGTTTCCTGAACTGTTAGATTGATCTTCAATTAGCAAGGTCACATTCAAATTTAGTTGTATGTTGCAACTGACTGTCcgtttaaaacaaaacatcttgCTTTCAAAAGCCAGCATCCCagctttatttaaatacttttaattgAAGCATTTGGATTGGAACATTTAATAGATGTGCATTAAGAGGTACAAAAGgtttttcaagtttttaaaactacactttttaatgacaaaaaaaagtcactttcCAGTTTTTAAATGGAGTATGTATGCATTCATCAGCATTTTCAGTTCATGGAAGTTTCTGTAACATCTTACTCTGGTAccataaataattatattattgctAAGCATACAGTTATCTTGTCCCTCAGCTACTAGTATATTGAAATTATGAAAACATCTAtctattaaaaagagaaaaaaaaaaaaaacacccgacAACACAGAAGTCCTGTACTACAACTGCATGCTTTGGAAGCACTTGCCCTATCTGTATACAAAATACTTTGAAATATagcatgaatatatatttttaaaaaaagtactggATGACCATGGACTATCATTTAAGCTTgccttaattttattattattttttttaataatttaatctgCAAAATGCAACGTAGGAAGATTTAAAAATGGTCCAATTCTTTAAAATATGAAAGATCATTAGCACATTCCCTTCACAACATCTTGGATTACAGCAAGAGGGGACGTCAATGTTTGAGCCAGGGGTGCGCTTCAAGTGAGGCTTTGCTTCTGTCGCCGTAGTCATAAAGCAGCTCCTCGTCTTTTTCTATATCACGAGAGGCAACAAGTATCAGGTGAGGTATTCCGTTAATGTCGTGAAGTTTGGTTTGACAGTTTCcgtttttactgtggtttattagTCGTCCAAGACGACTGGTTTCGTTTGTAGCATCCACGCtgggaaaaggaaaaaaagtaaattggtacatgaaatagtacagtattctttttataaaaaaaaatactgtttagatACAAAATTACCAGTATGTTTTAGTCAGGTACTGGAAGTAGTACATATAGCAGCCAGTTGTGGGGTCTTGTGCATACATTCCTTCTCTTTTCTTAGCATCTGTAAACTCAATAAGGTCTCCATGATACTCCACTACAAACTCTCCTCTCTGGAAAGGTTTAGTAGCAAACACACCCCTCCCTTTTCCTTCAATGTGTTCAACCTGTAAGAGACCAGTATACGCATTACTGAAAAGACAAAAAGTGATGCATTAAAAGGAAGTAGAAGATCTGCTATTAAACTCTGTAGAGATGTTCACATTTTTGTTAATAAGTATACATAACAAGTGTTGAGACATCTAGCCCAAATAGCTTTTTCATATTCGGTGGTCCTGAGTAATCAGCTTGTAAATCATCTTTCATTCGCTCTGTTCCAAAGAAAAGCAATTCTCCAAAACCTGCTGTTAAATATAGaatacattactttaaaaaataaaaatataccttCATTCCATCTTCTATTCCACATATGATTAATTCATCAATATGTTTCTTTTCCTCaaactgcagaaacaaaacagaaaattatgaAAATGCTACCTTATGTTTCCCTGTAAACGAAGTAGCTCTGTACAATTTCAGGAAAACAACTTCTCCGGGCCACTCCAGGTGATATTTAATTCAACAGGACAACATCCTCAGAATTAAGACTTGGCAAGTACGagggtttaataaataaatcatttaagaaCTCTGATCGTCACAGGGTGTTGATTGCTGACCTGCAACTCTTTTTTGCTTTTCCTAGAGCTTCTTCTGATTGGGTAATAGTCTGTTACTTTCCGGTTTTGGGAACCTTTGCTCTCAgctctgcaaaacaaacaattaaaagggTGTCTAAACAGAAGTCAGTAATTCTCTTGTGCAGGTTGATACACCCCCCCACCCTTCCCTTTTAACACACATCATTTTACATCTACTGTATTTGATTCTATAGTACTATGAAACTACTTGCCCTCTTCGTGCGGACTGTTTTGCTTTGACCTTGCGTGGAGTGTCTTTCTTCACATTGGATCGGTCAGCACCGTTTTGTGTAGAGACGTCTGTGTTGGAGTGTACAGAAGCAGCTACACATCCCGTTTTACTTGTAGTGACTGCTCCGTTACACTGTTCTGCTTCCTTCTCTTCAAATTTTGTAGCATCGGCATTTATAGCTgtctttttctctattaaaaaaataatgttcaaataaaattaaGCTTTGCAGTAGAAGATACTAAAGAATGGTGGTactttaaaactggaaaacagtTTTTACAAGCGAAAACAAAATGGAGAACCTTTATACTGATGAGCATCAGTCACTGATTAACAAGAATTGATTTATTAAGATTCAATTCAAATTTAGTCTGCTGACTAGTCATGGGAATGTCAACTTCACTCCAGagtaaatattgcatttaaattaaatgcaatcaaaataaaataaaaaactatctatatatacacacacttaatGATGCATCTGGCTCATAGGAAACGGATTCTGCGATGGGAGTATTTTCCAGCAGTGCATTACAAGTACTTTCAAAACGCCAAATGAAAACCCGTACCTTGGTCTTTCTTCTGCGTTTCGTTTTTTACAGCACATTTTCCTAGACACCTTGCTTCACTGCTAGGAGTGGTAGAGTTTTCATCTTGAAGTGGGCAGCGTTTATGACCAGACTTGCCTGGACTCAAGAAACTGCGTATTGAAGGCTGCCCATTTAAAATGATATCCTGTTGTGACATGGAGACACAACAGTAgtcttttaatacaaaataaataaataaaaaaaacacatttgcgtGAACTGTTccgatgtatttttatttatatatatatatatatatatatatatctccaaatACAAACGTGTCCCATTGTTATTTCACCAATATATACAATAGAAATGTACATGTTTATCACAATGGTAGTTCTCCACAAAGGTTATGCTTTGTACTATTTCATTTGCATGCCTTACTATGTTAAAAGATTTTGTAACTAAAGAGTAAATCATACATACTCGCATTAAATTGACTTTTCGCTTAATCATAATTAGATACTCTAAAGTACTTGTGAAGGAAGTCGATATTTTGTTCGACTCCAAATAAAGGCTAGGATCACTACTTTTTCAAGCTgcatcataatacaaaacagtaaaaaatattagTGTACAGTACAGGTAATCGCTATTCCATATCAAAACCAAGGCGGTCTCAAATGCACTACAGTGAAATGGAAGAAATCACATCAAAACGATGATAACGTCGATATAAACGGCACAGATGTATGCAGGAGTCTAGCTACATAAGAACGCCGAACTGGGTTCCAAATGAACTGTTCATGCATACCATCGCCACTGCGGATTAATTAAACAGGCATGCAGaattatatacaaaacaaaaaggcaagaGTCAGTCCCAAACACCAATACACGCACAGGCTTCACCCAAGTAAAGTTCACATGAAAATGAATTAACCCAAAGTCTTGCTGACACTCCAACGGAAACATCATAGATAAAACACTgatacaatacaattgtttttggAATGACggcaaaatcatttaaaattacacattaacaaaataaataaaaataaaaaaaacaccacacaacacaacactgGGCCTGAAATAATTTGTGCACATCTAAAATGTAGGACCTACCCGGTTCATTTCGGGCGTGTTTTCCTTTGTCCCTTTCTCCTCTGTGGTCCGAGTAGAGTCGTCTGCTTTACCTTTACTGGGGACAGAGGTGTTCGCCTTTCCTTAAACAAAGGTTACGACATTTCACACAGTTTACAGTGAACTACTGCGGTGTACTTTCTTCAACTAAAACAGTGTATGCAATCCCTCCCCTCCGCCATATTTAAGACCCAGAAACAGTACAATGAACCACGTCGCATTTAAAGGGCCTGCAGTGCACAACAGTAACCCATTTCCTATACTGCACCACAAGAAACGCACTGATGAAATGTTACAAATAACAAGCACTGTGGTAAATACTACTACAATGcacatatttttaattacacataGGGTAGTTTACATtgaacaactgtttttttttgtgtcttttccCAAGACAGCACATACATGCATGGACAAACCgtgacaaataaataattgccACTGTGATTTCTGTACTTAATTGTGCCCAAATTGAGCTGCGTGCCTTGCACTGTTCTACACTTTCCAATACATATGGGCAGGGTAAGGGGAAACACCACggcagtaaattaaaataaaataaaaaaaggttaaaagcGTCGTGCCTGGAAATCAAGCAAGTCCTCATTGAAATTCTTAACCACCCACCGTGTTGCCGATTTGAACGTGTTCATTTACAACTGTACAGTTCTTCTAAAATCAACGTAACAATTGATTTTATTAAAGCAGAGGTTCCTCTGATTTACAGGCAGCCCACCCCGAGTCATCTAGTCTAGTCCACTGTATACATGTAACCTGTCTTGAGCAGAGATAATTCAATAACGAACTAGTGAACAGGAAAGGTGCACCAAGGCTGCTGTGCCCTGCAATAATGCCTCAATCACTACCTGTATTTGCgtcatttaacaatgcattaaatCTATTTAGTGTAATACTTAAAACTATCCCTAACAATCCACGCATCAGAAATGCCAAGCGGCAAACTGCCCCAGTGCTTTTTAACCAACAAATATTTTCCAACACACCCTAGTTCACTTTAATCAAAGCCAATATTAAAGGGTTTGGATACTGTCTTGATAATGCCACAAGGCTATGCTTTAGTATTAACAAGAGGAAAACATAAAGCACTGTGCCCCCGTCACTCAGTATAGAGCGGTAGGTGTCGTGCAGAATTAGTACGTCAGGCCTTGTGAGTGGACATGCTGACGACAATTAAGTGTGAACTCAGCTACCGCAAACAAGGCTGTATTTGTGGCTAACAGAACAAGGACTGCCGATCACAGTACTAGTTCTTTGTCACATCAGGACAGACTGTACCTGTTCTCCAACAAGCTGGAGAGGCGCTGCAGATTGCTTATACAGGCTTCATAAAACATGATCTTCTTTGCATTacatatatatgtagatatacaAGCGTCGAAAATGCACTGGATAATCTGAAGAGGAAGATGCATTTATATTAAAGCCATTATAACAATACTCCGCGTAATACACCCGCGTTCATACAAAACCAAGGACATACACTGCCGTACACAAATCCCGATTCATAAAAGTCTAACGAGCCATTTATGCCAGGCCAGTGTAAGTGTTATTGTAACTTTAAACAGACTAATGCACGCCACATTCTACCATTCTTAAATCATACAAATGCTAATCATAATGCGTACGTACCTCTTGCCATTGCAATGCAATTCCAAATACACTTTTAATACTGCAATTTAAGTCTGTTATCCAGTTTTACATCCACTTGCATATATCTCTTAATATTAAAATCTATTTCGtacaaattcaaaaaaataaataaataaatacaaatccacaCGAGAACATTTTTACTGCCTTTAACTGACTGCGGGTGATAAATAACCCCGCCTCCGCTGCTCTTATTGGATACTCGTGTTAATCTGACGCCTTAATTCGTCATTTGGGAACCAGCTCGGCTCATTCTGATTGGCTTCTACAGAAACACGAAGCCTTTTTCTGAATCGAGGAGAGGTCAGTTTGGGCTGTTTGAATTTCAAGGCTGACTCGGATTGGTTAGAAGCGACAGTGAAAGAGACGCGATACTTTAAAACCCTCAGGTCTGTCTCCGAAGCGAATACAGTGTATCGGTGTATGTAATTGATCCGTATATGGCATAAATATTCTGTGTCCAcagcttttaaatgtaaattaagaaaaaaaaaatagtcgtACATGACGGTTTTCTTAgtgtaaatgcatttgaatattaAATGTTTGTGATGTATTActgtaagaaaatatatatatatatatataagtatatatatatatatatatatatatatatatataagtctctAAGGAACTGAACCTAAACAAATACCGTTTTGCAACAAACAGCTGTTTGAATGTGTTATTATTGTTGCAACTGAACACGTTGTCTTTAATCGCTGTGACTCGCCCTGTTACAACTTAATCACCCACTAATTACTGATGTACAACAGCATGGAAAGAATTTGTGTTATGAGGCCACAGCAACAAGCAAGCACGTGATTTAGCAATGCTTTTTCTCTGAGACTTTAACTATATCAGTGAAGTTCCCAAAACAATGGCCATTTCCTGACGTGTGATTGTTTTGCAACTGTTTGCACTCAAGTTACTTTTAGGGTATTTTTGGAAACAGGATTTCAGTTTTCGTTTactggtaaaataataaatcaacaaaTCAATAAAACCCAGTTGTTTTGGTTTGGCAGGCCAGCAGTTCAGACCGCTAGAATTCCATTGGGAAGTCTGGGTTCATTAGCTCTTCGTGGAAAGGGCATCAGAACTAATCGTCCTATAAGTAATATGAAAGTACGATGCAATTTTGCTCAGGACTGCAACACATACAAGTGCTTGGCCGCTATATTTACTAATTTAATCTGATTCTGATTGAAGTCTGATATGAATTCTGAACCGGGTTGTATTTACACTGCAGGACCCAGCTCCTCTGTTCTAAATGCAAACTGGTGGCGAGTCAGTAAAAGAAGGAACTGTTATTGCCTGTTGAGGCATTTCTTTAATCCTTGAGTTAAGGTCGATGTGCCAAGAATTTGATATATAGTGGTGAACTTGGGCAGTGTTAGTAGAGTGAGCTACACAGCATTGTTGTTGTCTTGTATTCACTGTACAGAAATGATCTTTGAGTACGTACACCTGAGATAATATTAtgccataatattttaaaataagttcaaCACTTCCCTGTTAAATGTTACAGCATTGTACTAACTTTCGTTTgaagtggattaaaaaaaaaaccgttTCAGTAAATTTGTATCACCTGTGATGGCACCACAATAAATGCATTCCCACCTGAGAGCGAGAAATCACTTGACCTCCCCAACATGGCGCCACTGCTTGAGCACCTTACTCCCATCGCCCTCTTCCAAGCTGTTCCGTCTTTCTCACGCCACTTCCTGTCAAACGGACCCGCGGTCACGTGATCAGAGGCTTCCACCTCTCCTTCTCCGAGCTGtcctaaaatataaaacaatgcgTTTAAGTGTGCGTTGTGCTGAATGGGCTCGGGCAGCGTGTGGGCAGCGTGTGGGCAGCGTGTGGGCAGCGAGGGCTCGCTTTGCGGCCAGGTAGCGCCACGAGGACGCGTCTCGGCGGGTGTCACGTGATCCGCACGCGGCTGTGCCTGCGAGGTGAACATGGCGACGGTCGAGTAGGAGAGTCGGGATGAGGGAGCAGCAGCCCGAAATCCGCAGCGGTGACCGGGGACCAGAAAGAAGAGAAGTACGTGCCGTGTGAGGGCAGCGGGGGCTTAAAATGGTCGCTAAGAGTCTCGGGACTTGGTTGGAATAAGAAATAATACGACCTGCGCCGTGGgagcattacacattggtgtgttttgttttcgttttggCGCTGTTACGGTGACTGAGcataacacagacagacagacagacagacagacagacagacagacagacacacacacacacacacacacagacagacagacagacagacacagacagacagacacacacacacacacacacacacacacacacacacagacacacagacacacacacacacacacagacacagacagacacacacacatacagacacacacacacacacacagacagacagacagacagacacacacacacacacacacacacagacagacagacagacacacagacagacagacagacagacacacacacacacacagacagacagacagacagacacagacacagacagacacacacacacacagacacagacagacagacagacacacacacatacagacagacagacagacagacagacacacacacacacagacacgcacacaagAAGGATTGAGTCTTTCTCCAGCACAAGAGACGGGGCTCGGCAGCAGCATTGTCACAGACAGCCCGGGGCTGAACGACGTGGGCTCCGTGTTTCTGCGTTGTGAAACACAAACCCTCAACCAAACACGATTCATATCCCGATACTAGCTTTTCTAAATGGCTAAGTGGAACTTGTTTTGAAGTAAAGACCTATCATTTTCAGGATACAGTTGTCCGCTCATGGTAAGTGGTGACTGATCAATCATTAATCAGTTAGGCGTAGGGTAACACattgtttacttgttttgttAGTGCAAATGCAAAATTATGTGATCACGTTTCAACCATTGAAGGTAGGTAGAATATAAGCTTAATATCATTTTATTGCCATTGTATGTCAAGCGTATATTGatttacaaaggtttttttttttttttggtcaggtcgtcagtttgttttttggacatttttatattttacatgttaTCGTGTGTGTGATCTtctgatttgtttaaaaattaacaaaacgaACATTACGTAGACAGCTTCAACCAAACCCGGAAGTTTATCACCTGAACACGTGTTTTGAACAGTGGTTATGACAGACTGCTTTTAAATTGACCTTTCTGGAAGCAATCTAAGACTTCCTAATCCTGTTTTAAGGAAGACGTATTATAGGGGACGTTTCAAGGAAATGTAATAATTTAGTAAGTCTAGTGTAACAGAATATTATTTTCACACGTGTACCATGTGTAACCATTTTAAGCTAGTTTCCATACAGTTCTTATACATACAAgatatagttttaaatatatactatatatatatatatatatatatatatatatatatatatatatatatatatatatatatatagtgtgtattcatatgagcttaacatgcaccctacagcactcagtattcccaggtggtctcccatccaagtactaaccaagcccaacattgatttgcttaagcattgcatggtaagttcaatttgaagagctttttgccgtcagagacgttgcccaggggtcactacaaggaagtagttCTTCTTGACCCCCTTTATAAAAATAAGGTTACTTGATAAACAAATCTTAGGTATTTGGTAAGACCTTAAGTCAGACTCTCCCTTCTGTATTCTGTTGTCCAGTACTTCTCTGTCATACAGGGCTGTTAGGTGATCTAGTAATACTGTTCAGATGTTTCATTTGGCATTGCTTTTAAACGAATATGATAAACGTGCCATGCATTATTTAATACACTATATACCGTGAATAGCAGGATCTAGCTTCACCCGTTGTTATAAGAACTTCAGTAGTTCTCTAAACAGCAGCTAATAACTGTTTtggatatactgtacttttttaaataagtagTGCTGCTGTTCTTGTCTAATTTTTTCCAGGGGCTAAACAATAACTAGCCATACATATGATTTCATACAATTTGAAGGTTAAGTTCTGTTTAAAGTTATCTCCTGATATAGTCATATACTAACGTAAGCTCTTCTATGTTATCAACTCGCAAGGTGAAACCAAAAAACTGCCTAGGCCCATACTTTCATTTTTAAGATGGTCTCTGTTTCAATTCACTGTTGAGTTCATGGCACTAGGTAGGACCCAACCCCCCTGTTGTGTGATATTGCAAATGTTGTACAAACCCCTCTGCTGTGTGATATTGTAAATGTTGTACAAACCCCCTGTTTCTGTAATGCCTTGTTTTTTCTGATCGGAGCTGGAAAGTGACCTTGTTTTGCTATTGTACTGCTGTAAATGTCATTTGtgatggttgtcattcttttcttCTAGATGATGGATCCAGGTCAAGACTTGTTACTTGCTGCTCTGAGCGAGAGTGGAATCAGTCCAAATGATCTCTTTGATATTGGTCCACTGGATGCTGGATTGGGGGCTCCCTTGCCATCTGTTGGTAATCAACAGGTAGGGAAAAAACTCATTTTAGCATCCATCTTGATGTTTGGCTTTTGAAcacaatgcatatatatatatatatatatatatatatatatatatatatatatatatattgg
Above is a window of Polyodon spathula isolate WHYD16114869_AA chromosome 25, ASM1765450v1, whole genome shotgun sequence DNA encoding:
- the LOC121299694 gene encoding N-lysine methyltransferase KMT5A-like isoform X2, which translates into the protein MNRDIILNGQPSIRSFLSPGKSGHKRCPLQDENSTTPSSEARCLGKCAVKNETQKKDQEKKTAINADATKFEEKEAEQCNGAVTTSKTGCVAASVHSNTDVSTQNGADRSNVKKDTPRKVKAKQSARRGAESKGSQNRKVTDYYPIRRSSRKSKKELQFEEKKHIDELIICGIEDGMKVEHIEGKGRGVFATKPFQRGEFVVEYHGDLIEFTDAKKREGMYAQDPTTGCYMYYFQYLTKTYCVDATNETSRLGRLINHSKNGNCQTKLHDINGIPHLILVASRDIEKDEELLYDYGDRSKASLEAHPWLKH
- the LOC121299694 gene encoding N-lysine methyltransferase KMT5A-B-like isoform X1 — protein: MARGKANTSVPSKGKADDSTRTTEEKGTKENTPEMNRDIILNGQPSIRSFLSPGKSGHKRCPLQDENSTTPSSEARCLGKCAVKNETQKKDQEKKTAINADATKFEEKEAEQCNGAVTTSKTGCVAASVHSNTDVSTQNGADRSNVKKDTPRKVKAKQSARRGAESKGSQNRKVTDYYPIRRSSRKSKKELQFEEKKHIDELIICGIEDGMKVEHIEGKGRGVFATKPFQRGEFVVEYHGDLIEFTDAKKREGMYAQDPTTGCYMYYFQYLTKTYCVDATNETSRLGRLINHSKNGNCQTKLHDINGIPHLILVASRDIEKDEELLYDYGDRSKASLEAHPWLKH